In Heterodontus francisci isolate sHetFra1 chromosome 40, sHetFra1.hap1, whole genome shotgun sequence, one DNA window encodes the following:
- the tmem160 gene encoding transmembrane protein 160, with protein sequence MGSFRALGALRREFYTRFVRRRFSLCGRSRSQTQTGPRAGTASSGTGQPGVIELDRADAWMLRKAHETGFLSWFRNGLLATGVGVISYMQSDTGREAAYGFFILGGVCISYGSGSYVANLFLLRRMMMLSVPSALLSGLVVGAVALFWLCAVSLYIGRLEVEIIHDEECEHCKSKEDNSKSDK encoded by the exons ATGGGGTCTTTCCGCGCACTCGGGGCCTTGCGCCGGGAATTTTACACGCGTTTTGTCCGCAGAAGGTTCAGTTTGTGCGGCAGGAGCCGCAGCCAGACCCAGACCGGGCCCAGAGCAGGAACCGCGAGCTCGGGTACGGGGCAGCCGGGGGTGATCGAGCTGGACAGGGCGGATGCCTGG atgcTCAGGAAGGCCCATGAAACAG GATTTCTCTCCTGGTTTCGGAATGGGCTGCTGGCAACTGGAGTGGGAGTGATATCCTACATGCAGAGTGACACAGGGAGAGAGGCGGCTTATG GATTCTTCATCCTCGGAGGAGTCTGCATCTCCTATGGGAGCGGCTCATATGTTGCTAACCTCTTCCTGCTGAGGAGGATGATGATGCTCTCTGTGCCGTCGGCGCTGTTGAGCGGGTTGGTGGTGGGGGCTGTGGCCCTGTTCTGGCTGTGCGCCGTCTCCCTTTACATCGGGCGATTAGAGGTGGAGATCATTCACGACGAGGAGTGTGAACACTGCAAATCAAAGGAGGACAACAGCAAATCGGACAAGTAA